AAATTTTTAGATAAAAATAGAAAATTTGTTGTTGTATATACTCAATCGGATGAAGCCTTATATTAAAAACATTTATAAATATTAAATGTTATAACTAAGTAATGAAGAAAAGATTGTTGAAATTGAAACTTATTTTGTCAACATTTACAGTAATTCTATTAAGTCTTGCTTTAATGAACAATCTAGTTTCAGGAGATGAAACTAATTTGTTGACTTTTTCCATAGTTAATTTTTTATCTTATCTATTTTTTTTACTCCTTCCTGCTGAAGGCTTTTTTATTTATTATTTAACTCAAAATAATAATCATACATCAATTTTAATTGTTACAATATCTACTGCAATCATAGCTCAGATTAGTGATTATGCTTTAGGATATCTTGCTGCAGAAAATATTGCAGTAATGATTAAAAAAGAAAGATATAATCGATATAGAAATTGGATGATTAAATATGGATATTATGCTATTTTTTTTTTTAATTTAATGCCTTTATCTTCACCAATTGTAGTTTTAATTTCTGGAATTATGAAACTTAGACTAAGAAGAGTTATTATTGTAAGTTTTTGTGGACTTACTTTAAAGTATTCAATTATTGTTATTTTTTATAACTTAATAATTTAGATGAATTCTAAATTAATAAAAAAATTTCTCATTTTAATTAATCCTTAAATAATAAGACAACAGATTTATAATAATATATAATTCTTAACTAATATGGATGGTAAAAATATTATAATTATATTAGGATTTCTAGTCATTTTAGGATTGATATTTACAGTTATTAATAATTCTTTAAATGAAAAAAATAATCCTTGTAATTTGAAAATGGAAGGACTTGGAACTTGCAAAGTTAATTATTTTGGATTTGAATATGATTCTTTGAATAATGAATGTGTAGAAAAAAATATTAATGGATGTGATGCACAAATTCCTTTTCATGAAAAGGATGTTTGTGAAAATAGTTGTGTTAATTAAAAAATAAAAAAATTATTCTTCAATGCATATTCTTTTCTTTGAAATTGCATATATAGTTCTTACTAATAATAATACTAAAATTACTACAAATAAAAAGAACATAATTGCCGCCAAATATTTGAAAAATATTTCTCCAGATAAATGATAAAATAATATTGTTGCAATTGTTATTGCTGCAAGTGGAAAAGAATATACCCACCAAGATAAATAAAAATCTATCTTTGAAAACATTTTGTATTGTGCAATTATTAAAATGAATAAGAATAATGCTAAGAAGTATAGGATTTTTGCAAATGCATCAAATTCTCCCACTAATTTAATATAAGCTATAAATCCAATTGCAGGTGGCGCAAAAGCTATAAAAAATGTTGGTACTAATTTTGATTCAAGTGGTTCATGAAAGATTATTCTATTAATAAAAATTACGAATAGAATTAACCAGAATACTAAACCTATACTAAAAAAGAACCATGAGATATATTCATTAAAATGTACAATTCCTGCAATAGGTAATAATATATTTCCAACTATAGGTACAAACCATGCTGGAGACATATGCTTGATTTTAAATTTATCTTTGTTGATCCAAAATGATAATATTGTAATTGTGAATCCAAATTGAAAAATAGCTCCAATCACCCATAAATACTTTGAAATTGTTAAATCAATTGTTAAATAAATTATACTTAAAATAATAAACGATTTTGCAATGAGTGGGAAAAAATTCATTTTAACTGGATGGTGAAATTCGTTAACTACATCTTTCCTATATTTAATTAATTTAATTAAATAAAATAATGTGATAATTACAAAAATGAAATTTGTGAAATACAATGAATATGTACTAAATATAGAATTTAATTCAAATAATTCTTCTATTTTCATTAGTAATAAAGTGAAACCTGTCATCCCTACAATTATTGCAAAAAAAGAGATTGGAAAGTTTTGTAATCTTAATAAATTAATTTTATTTTCTTTTTTCATAAAGAGTATATATGTATAACCCTTCATAAAATTAATTCTGAAGTGATGTAATAGATAGAAAAATCACAGAAAGAATTATATTTATTCTTCATCCCAGTTGACTTTTAGAAAGTGAGTTGAACAACTAAAACAAGTCAAGAAATTTGGAAGCAAATTTCTAAGCCTTTGTGAGACTATGCTTACACAAAGTGTCAAATGCTCAAATTATTCTTCATCCCAGTTGACTTTTAGAAAGTGAGTTGAACAACTAAAACAAGGGTCAAATGCTCTTACTAGTTTTTCGATTTCTAATTTTAAATCATCTTTATCTTTTTCAGGTTCTTTTTCAAGTATTTGATTTAAATAACCTTTTACATTTATTTCCATGTCTGCTAAGTTCTGAACTGTTGGAGTTATTATATTTGCAGTTGTAAGTATTCCTTCTTTGTTAAATGTGTAATCATGAAATAAAATTCCTCTTGGAACTTCTATTGCAGAGATACCATGATAAAATTCTTTATCTCCTAATTTTGGAACTATAGGAGTTTCATATTTGAATTTATTATTTTCAATTATTTCAATTGCTCTCTCTACCCAATGAAGTATTTCAAGTGCTTGCGCTAAGTTTTGATCAAATAAATTACTTGAAGGGAAGTTGATTTTTAATTTTTTGATTATAGCCTTTGTTGATTTTGATAATTTATCAAAGGAATTATTCATTCTTGCAAGTGCCCCAGTTGCAAATTCTTTCCCTTGAATTGATGCAAATTTTGCAGTCGAATTATTGTGAAAATATTCATTTAAAAAATCTTTATAATTTTCTGGTTTGAATTTTAAACCTGTATTAGAAATTATTTCTCCAGTATGAAGTGGGAATGTTTTATGATTATCCAAACTAATAAATACAGTATCATCTCGATTATAATCTGGAACTTTTAGTGATGCAAATAATTCAATTGTTTTCTTTGTTAAAGGTAAAACATCTTTTAAATTTTTTAGAAGTTCATCAAATTTTTCTTGAGGATGAACATTTGTAAATCCACCTGGAACCGGAACAAATGGATGCATATCTCTACCACCAATTAGTTTTACTAATTCATTACCAACCCTTACAATTTCTAAACAATCTTTAATTTCTTGATTGTATTTTTTTGCCATATCAATTGCGGATGAATAACCAAGATAATCAGGAAGGGAAAAAAAATAAATATGTGATGTATGAGACCTTATTCTCTCTCCAATTGTTATTAATTCTCTTAACAAATCTGTTTGAGTTGTAGCTTTGATTCCAAAGGCATTTTCAATTGCTTTAATAGATGCAATTGTGTGTCCACATGAACAGATTCCACAAATTCTTGAAGTAATCATTGTAATCTCATCAAATTTTCTTCCTCTGATTAAACCTTCAAAATATCTAGCTCCTTCAATTGAATGAACATGTGCGTGTTCTACTTTTCCATCTTTTATTGATACATCAACTTCAGCATGACCTTCTACTTTAGTTATATGATTTAAAGTTATTTTTCTTGTTTGTGTTTTTTCTTGTGTCATTATTTATCATCCTCCTTTTTTACAAAACTATTACCTTTCTTTTCAAGATTATAGGTAGGTACTCTACAAAACATATCGTGAATTGGAGCATTTACTATTTCTTCCTTGTTCTCTAAAAGTTTTTGAAATTTAACTCCTGCAAATCTATTTAAATGAGAAAATATAACTTCTCGCTTTAGACCTTTTGATTCTAATAATTTGAAGTATGCCTCAAAATTTGTATCAGTATATGGACCACGACATCCAATACAAGGATAATTCATTTCAGGACACATCACTGAGCAGTTTCCAAAAGTTACTGGACCCATACACTCAATCCCTTTCTCCAGAAGACATCCTACTTCTCTTAGATTACATTCATAGCAAACAGGTTTTTCATAGACCTTGAAATCTCTTCCTAAAAGAGTTGCTTTCATGAATTGTAAAAATTCGGCTTTATCCATAGGACAACCTCTAATGTATCCATCAACTTTAACAAACTCATCAATAGGCATTGGGTTTAAAGATTTCATTTGTTCTAATTCTTCTTTTTGATAAACTGAAAGTTCAATATTTTTATTGTTTATAAAATTTTTAATTGCTGGAACACATCCATCTGTTGCGCATGAACCTATTGCAATTAATTTTTTTGTTCTGATTCTTAATTTTTTTAAATCTTCTAAATCTTTTTCACATACAACTACTCCTTCTAAAAAAATAATATCAAAATCTTCACCAAGTTCATCATTAATTTCAGCTCCTACTGGAAATGATGCTAGGTTTACAGTATCAAGCATTGCCATCAAATCGGATTGATATAGAATATGCAATTGACAACCCATACATCCAGTTATTCCATAAATTCCTACTTTAGGTTTCCTAAGTGCCATTATCCTTTATACCCCTCAATCTCATCATACCTAAAGACTG
This window of the Candidatus Woesearchaeota archaeon genome carries:
- a CDS encoding SLAC1 anion channel family protein: MKKENKINLLRLQNFPISFFAIIVGMTGFTLLLMKIEELFELNSIFSTYSLYFTNFIFVIITLFYLIKLIKYRKDVVNEFHHPVKMNFFPLIAKSFIILSIIYLTIDLTISKYLWVIGAIFQFGFTITILSFWINKDKFKIKHMSPAWFVPIVGNILLPIAGIVHFNEYISWFFFSIGLVFWLILFVIFINRIIFHEPLESKLVPTFFIAFAPPAIGFIAYIKLVGEFDAFAKILYFLALFLFILIIAQYKMFSKIDFYLSWWVYSFPLAAITIATILFYHLSGEIFFKYLAAIMFFLFVVILVLLLVRTIYAISKKRICIEE
- a CDS encoding Ni/Fe hydrogenase subunit alpha, whose protein sequence is MTQEKTQTRKITLNHITKVEGHAEVDVSIKDGKVEHAHVHSIEGARYFEGLIRGRKFDEITMITSRICGICSCGHTIASIKAIENAFGIKATTQTDLLRELITIGERIRSHTSHIYFFSLPDYLGYSSAIDMAKKYNQEIKDCLEIVRVGNELVKLIGGRDMHPFVPVPGGFTNVHPQEKFDELLKNLKDVLPLTKKTIELFASLKVPDYNRDDTVFISLDNHKTFPLHTGEIISNTGLKFKPENYKDFLNEYFHNNSTAKFASIQGKEFATGALARMNNSFDKLSKSTKAIIKKLKINFPSSNLFDQNLAQALEILHWVERAIEIIENNKFKYETPIVPKLGDKEFYHGISAIEVPRGILFHDYTFNKEGILTTANIITPTVQNLADMEINVKGYLNQILEKEPEKDKDDLKLEIEKLVRAFDPCFSCSTHFLKVNWDEE
- a CDS encoding VTT domain-containing protein translates to MKKRLLKLKLILSTFTVILLSLALMNNLVSGDETNLLTFSIVNFLSYLFFLLLPAEGFFIYYLTQNNNHTSILIVTISTAIIAQISDYALGYLAAENIAVMIKKERYNRYRNWMIKYGYYAIFFFNLMPLSSPIVVLISGIMKLRLRRVIIVSFCGLTLKYSIIVIFYNLII